The Candidatus Zixiibacteriota bacterium genome includes a region encoding these proteins:
- the aroF gene encoding 3-deoxy-7-phosphoheptulonate synthase — protein MLVVMEISASREAVENVCRLIGEMGLTAHAMPGAQRTAIGVTGNKSQIDADRILTQPGVKEIIHVTKPYKLVSREFIPEDTVVDVGGVPVGGPEFAVMAGPCSVESREQTLAVAEAVSRLGARILRGGAYKPRTSPYSFQGLKEPGLKILAEARERYGLKIVTEAMDTDTIDLVADYADIIQIGARNMQNYSLLRRAGQKRKPVLLKRGLAATVDELLMSAEYIMAEGNRQVILCERGVRTFADHTRNTLDLSAIPYVKRASHLPILADPSHGTGRKDKVLPLSRASLAVGADGLLIEVHCDPAKALSDGPQALTPDLFAQLMKELRLMAPVLGRTMA, from the coding sequence ATGCTTGTCGTGATGGAGATATCCGCCTCGCGCGAGGCCGTGGAGAATGTCTGCCGCCTGATCGGGGAGATGGGGCTGACCGCCCACGCGATGCCGGGCGCCCAGCGCACGGCGATCGGCGTGACCGGCAACAAGTCGCAGATCGACGCCGACCGCATCCTCACCCAGCCGGGCGTCAAAGAGATCATCCACGTCACCAAGCCCTACAAGCTGGTGAGCCGGGAGTTTATCCCAGAAGATACGGTGGTCGACGTCGGCGGCGTGCCGGTCGGCGGCCCGGAGTTTGCCGTCATGGCCGGACCCTGTTCGGTCGAGAGCCGCGAGCAGACGCTGGCGGTGGCCGAGGCGGTCTCCCGGCTGGGAGCCCGGATCCTGCGGGGCGGCGCCTACAAACCCCGCACCTCGCCCTATTCGTTCCAGGGGCTGAAGGAACCCGGCCTCAAGATCCTCGCCGAGGCGCGCGAGCGCTACGGTCTGAAGATCGTCACCGAGGCCATGGACACCGATACGATCGACCTGGTGGCCGACTACGCCGACATCATCCAAATCGGCGCCCGCAACATGCAGAACTACTCGCTCCTGCGGCGGGCCGGGCAGAAGCGCAAACCCGTCCTGCTCAAGCGGGGGCTTGCGGCGACGGTCGATGAACTGCTCATGTCCGCGGAGTACATCATGGCCGAGGGCAACCGCCAGGTGATTCTCTGCGAGCGTGGCGTGCGCACGTTCGCCGACCACACCCGCAACACTCTCGACCTGTCGGCCATTCCCTATGTCAAGCGGGCGAGCCACCTGCCGATCCTCGCCGACCCGAGCCACGGAACCGGCCGCAAGGACAAGGTTCTCCCGCTCTCGCGGGCCTCGCTGGCGGTGGGGGCGGACGGCCTGCTGATCGAGGTGCACTGCGATCCCGCCAAGGCCCTCTCGGACGGTCCGCAGGCGCTGACGCCCGACCTGTTCGCGCAGCTGATGAAAGAACTTCGTCTCATGGCGCCGGTACTCGGCAGGACGATGGCATGA
- the aroB gene encoding 3-dehydroquinate synthase: MSRVDVCLGDRRYPVLIGEGGRERDLPRLVHRQARRGGRVFVIFDAQVCALYGPELVARLADSGGSIHQMVLPSGERFKTLSVAAAVYDFLLRRRVARDDFLLAVGGGVTTDLAGYTAATILRGIPWGAVPTTLLGMVDAAIGGKTGVNHPLGKNLIGAFWQPRFVLCDVGFLPTLPDRELVAGLGEVVKYAGLAGETFLRLLESYLDGGNLLEARSLSRLVRLSVAYKAGVVVRDERESGPRMALNLGHTFGHAVEQAAGFGRLRHGEAVLLGLDAAVELSIAQKPSRRAGLAGYRALVRRLLGVLPRRRISAEAVMEALALDKKRAGTTARFVLLDAPGRPLIGTEVPAAAVRDAVRAMLEHYAPEGGRHVQSPRR, from the coding sequence ATGAGCCGAGTTGATGTCTGTTTGGGGGATCGCCGCTACCCGGTGCTCATCGGGGAAGGCGGCCGGGAGCGCGATTTGCCGCGCCTTGTGCACCGCCAGGCGCGGCGGGGCGGGCGGGTCTTTGTCATTTTCGATGCCCAGGTCTGCGCTCTCTACGGCCCGGAACTTGTTGCACGTCTCGCCGACAGCGGCGGTTCGATCCACCAGATGGTGCTTCCCTCCGGCGAACGTTTCAAGACTCTCTCGGTCGCGGCCGCCGTTTACGACTTCCTCCTGCGCCGTCGGGTCGCCCGCGACGATTTCCTGCTGGCGGTCGGCGGCGGAGTCACGACCGACCTGGCGGGTTACACGGCCGCCACTATCCTGCGGGGGATCCCGTGGGGAGCGGTCCCGACGACGCTCCTGGGCATGGTCGACGCCGCCATCGGCGGCAAGACCGGCGTCAATCACCCGCTGGGAAAGAATCTGATCGGCGCGTTCTGGCAGCCCCGGTTCGTGCTCTGCGACGTGGGATTTCTGCCCACCTTGCCCGACCGCGAACTGGTCGCCGGTCTCGGCGAGGTTGTAAAGTACGCGGGGTTGGCGGGGGAGACGTTCCTGCGCCTCCTGGAGTCGTATCTGGATGGCGGGAATCTTCTGGAGGCGCGCTCCCTCAGTCGCCTGGTGCGTCTGTCGGTGGCGTACAAGGCCGGCGTGGTCGTCCGCGACGAACGCGAGTCCGGCCCCCGCATGGCGCTGAATCTTGGACACACATTCGGCCACGCCGTGGAACAGGCGGCCGGGTTCGGGCGGCTGCGCCATGGCGAGGCCGTGCTGCTGGGGCTCGATGCCGCAGTCGAGCTGAGCATCGCGCAGAAACCGTCGCGCCGGGCCGGGCTCGCCGGCTACCGGGCGCTGGTTCGCCGCCTGCTCGGGGTGCTTCCGCGTCGCCGCATATCGGCCGAGGCGGTCATGGAAGCGCTCGCGCTGGACAAGAAACGCGCCGGAACGACGGCCCGATTTGTCTTGCTCGACGCCCCGGGCCGGCCGTTAATTGGGACCGAGGTCCCGGCCGCGGCGGTGCGCGACGCGGTGAGGGCAATGCTCGAGCACTATGCGCCGGAAGGAGGCCGCCATGTCCAGAGTCCTCGTCGTTAA
- a CDS encoding shikimate kinase, translated as MKKAKDPEKIFLVGFSGSGKSTIGPLLAARLGRFYVDTDRVIAEKFGKDIPGIFADDGEEAFRAAETEVLGEIAGRAGVREVVVLGGGAFTIAVNRDLVRRAGIAVYIQCSVRELARRMRRHADRPLLTVVPNPGESLPEATRRRVAELLEERREFYLLADMTVSSTARLPVSVVEEIVRKLENRYEPS; from the coding sequence ATGAAGAAGGCGAAGGACCCCGAGAAGATTTTTCTGGTCGGTTTTTCCGGAAGCGGGAAATCGACAATCGGCCCGCTTTTGGCCGCGCGCCTCGGGCGTTTCTATGTCGATACCGACCGGGTGATCGCGGAGAAGTTCGGCAAGGACATCCCCGGGATATTCGCCGACGACGGGGAGGAGGCGTTCCGGGCCGCCGAGACCGAGGTTCTCGGCGAGATCGCGGGCCGCGCGGGCGTGCGCGAGGTGGTCGTGCTGGGCGGGGGCGCTTTCACCATCGCCGTCAACCGCGACCTGGTTCGCCGCGCCGGAATCGCCGTCTACATCCAGTGTTCCGTTCGCGAGCTCGCCCGCCGCATGCGCCGCCACGCCGACCGCCCGCTGCTGACGGTCGTCCCCAACCCCGGCGAATCCCTCCCCGAGGCGACCCGCCGACGGGTGGCCGAACTGCTCGAGGAGCGCCGCGAGTTCTACCTTTTGGCCGACATGACCGTGTCGTCCACCGCCCGCCTGCCGGTCAGCGTGGTCGAAGAGATCGTGCGCAAGCTGGAGAACCGCTATGAGCCGAGTTGA
- a CDS encoding 3-phosphoshikimate 1-carboxyvinyltransferase — protein MRTLLPGRIADTVLRVPGDKSIGHRAAVLALLAEGPLTIRNFPHSADCHASLEAVRALGATVADDGLELVLTPPPELRADPDTVINCGNSGTTARLLAGLLAGSCVEVTLSGDESLRRRPMARIIDPLAAMGATIAASDGHLPMRVRGGRLLPFEYTLPVASAQVKSALLLAGLASRCAVTIRETAITRDHTEILLAELGEGLAVRKVRPVLVADPHDPRKRRQEMPEPFKREITLASRAVVRGGTVDIPGDISTAAFFFAAAAISGKTITVERVGLNPTRTGILEHLRGLGCRVDISERETVTGEPRGTVAVTGAPLGARRISGETTVELVDEIPVIAVMAAFAEGTTVIRDAGELRVKESDRLAAVADNLKRMGAKCGLLEDGLAIEGGGQLEGADFRTYGDHRIAMAFAVASLFLTGPSTLDDDECVGVSCPTFFDLLNQIRA, from the coding sequence ATGAGGACGTTGCTGCCGGGCCGGATCGCCGACACCGTCCTCCGCGTGCCGGGGGACAAGTCGATCGGCCACCGGGCCGCGGTGCTGGCACTGCTGGCCGAGGGTCCGCTCACCATCCGCAACTTCCCGCATTCCGCCGACTGCCACGCCTCCCTCGAGGCGGTTCGGGCGCTGGGGGCGACGGTTGCCGATGACGGCCTGGAGCTGGTTTTGACCCCGCCGCCGGAACTGCGCGCGGATCCTGACACGGTCATCAATTGCGGAAACTCCGGCACGACTGCCCGCCTCCTGGCCGGGCTTCTCGCCGGCTCGTGCGTCGAAGTGACGCTCAGCGGCGATGAGTCGCTGCGCCGCCGCCCGATGGCGCGGATTATCGACCCGCTGGCGGCGATGGGGGCGACGATCGCCGCCTCCGACGGTCATCTCCCCATGCGTGTCCGGGGCGGCAGACTGCTGCCTTTCGAGTATACGCTCCCGGTCGCCTCGGCGCAGGTGAAGTCGGCGCTCCTTTTGGCGGGGCTGGCCTCCCGCTGCGCCGTCACCATCCGCGAGACCGCGATCACCCGCGACCACACCGAGATTTTGCTGGCCGAACTAGGGGAGGGGCTCGCGGTGCGGAAAGTCAGACCGGTGCTGGTTGCCGACCCGCACGATCCCCGCAAGCGCCGGCAGGAAATGCCGGAGCCGTTCAAACGGGAAATCACGCTTGCCTCGCGGGCGGTGGTCCGCGGCGGCACAGTCGACATTCCCGGCGACATCTCGACCGCCGCCTTCTTTTTCGCCGCCGCCGCCATATCCGGCAAGACCATCACCGTCGAGCGCGTCGGCCTTAACCCGACCCGCACCGGGATCCTCGAGCACCTCCGGGGCCTTGGCTGCCGGGTCGACATCAGCGAGCGCGAAACGGTCACGGGTGAGCCGCGCGGCACGGTTGCCGTCACCGGCGCCCCGCTCGGGGCGCGCCGCATCTCCGGCGAAACCACCGTCGAACTGGTCGACGAAATCCCAGTCATCGCCGTCATGGCCGCATTTGCGGAGGGGACGACCGTGATCCGCGACGCCGGCGAGCTGCGGGTCAAGGAGAGTGACCGCCTGGCTGCGGTCGCCGACAACCTCAAGCGCATGGGCGCCAAATGCGGACTACTCGAAGACGGCCTGGCGATCGAGGGCGGCGGACAGCTCGAAGGGGCCGACTTCCGCACCTACGGCGACCACCGTATTGCCATGGCCTTCGCCGTCGCCTCGCTCTTCCTCACCGGCCCGTCCACGCTCGACGACGATGAATGCGTCGGCGTCTCCTGCCCGACGTTCTTCGACCTCCTCAACCAGATACGGGCATGA
- a CDS encoding prephenate dehydrogenase/arogenate dehydrogenase family protein has product MAASRGPVRKLAICGCGLIGGSLALDVQARGRGVEIAVWDRPGVLGRIAADRRLRVRPEASFRHAVAGADVIVLAAPPTANGTLLRRLAARPEVAGALILDTGSVKKPIADLAGSLTFPPGTQFLPSHPMAGREKSGSAAAAPGLFAGRPWFIDETVRLSVSHRARWNWLRAAVGATPVLIDSALHDELMAELSHLPQLLATVLGAQTDPRTVELAGPGLASVLRLAGSPHAVWAEIIEANRAPILAALRLYRDNLNTVMDRIARGESLRDVFAAAARSYRCLS; this is encoded by the coding sequence GTGGCGGCGTCCCGGGGGCCGGTGAGAAAACTCGCCATTTGCGGCTGCGGCCTGATCGGCGGCAGCCTGGCACTAGATGTGCAGGCGCGGGGGCGCGGCGTGGAGATCGCGGTCTGGGATCGGCCGGGCGTCCTCGGGCGCATCGCCGCCGACCGCCGTCTCCGCGTTCGCCCCGAGGCCAGTTTCCGCCACGCTGTCGCCGGCGCCGACGTCATTGTTTTGGCCGCGCCCCCGACTGCGAACGGGACGCTTCTCCGGCGCCTGGCGGCCCGGCCCGAGGTGGCCGGCGCCCTCATCCTGGACACCGGCTCGGTCAAGAAGCCGATCGCCGACCTGGCCGGCTCGCTCACGTTTCCGCCGGGGACGCAGTTTTTGCCGTCGCACCCGATGGCCGGACGGGAGAAATCGGGGTCGGCGGCCGCGGCCCCCGGTCTATTTGCGGGCCGCCCGTGGTTTATCGACGAAACCGTCCGCCTGTCCGTCTCACACCGGGCCCGCTGGAACTGGCTGCGGGCCGCCGTTGGCGCGACCCCGGTGCTCATCGACAGCGCCCTGCACGATGAACTGATGGCCGAGCTGTCCCATTTGCCGCAGCTGCTGGCGACCGTTCTCGGTGCCCAGACCGATCCCCGCACGGTCGAACTGGCGGGACCCGGACTGGCCTCCGTGCTCCGGCTGGCCGGTTCCCCGCACGCTGTCTGGGCGGAGATCATCGAGGCCAACCGAGCTCCGATCCTCGCCGCGCTGCGCCTGTACCGGGACAACCTGAACACCGTCATGGACCGGATCGCCCGGGGCGAATCGTTGCGCGACGTTTTCGCCGCGGCCGCCAGGAGTTATCGATGCTTGTCGTGA
- a CDS encoding shikimate dehydrogenase produces MTGRLSFALIGEHIAYSRSPAVFEAIFRADGVEGSFRVHEVSAAAFAEEFPRLLRSGVHGLAVTIPHKERVAPFLDDLDPVARALGAVNSIAIADRLRGFNTDVAGFRFALENYRAVVAGRPALVLGCGGAARAAVYALHRHFGVPSIVITSRRAETLERTVERLRKGMAGLEITPAPAARLLPLDRPVGVVVNATPLGGGNHPRELPLPKAFDWTRAAVYYDLNYNDDNQAVGCAREAGVAALDGAAMLVAQAIESYRRWTGRTVPFDPVFAAAFPRRTR; encoded by the coding sequence ATGACCGGCCGGCTCTCGTTTGCGCTGATCGGGGAGCACATCGCGTACTCCCGTTCGCCGGCCGTATTCGAGGCCATCTTCCGGGCCGATGGAGTCGAAGGCTCGTTCCGGGTGCACGAGGTCTCCGCCGCGGCGTTCGCCGAGGAGTTCCCGCGGCTCCTGCGGTCCGGGGTGCACGGTCTGGCCGTCACCATCCCGCACAAGGAGCGGGTCGCGCCTTTCCTTGACGACCTCGATCCGGTTGCTCGGGCCCTTGGCGCCGTCAATTCCATCGCCATCGCGGACCGTCTGCGCGGTTTCAACACCGATGTCGCCGGTTTCAGATTTGCCTTGGAGAATTACCGGGCGGTGGTTGCGGGACGACCGGCCCTCGTGCTCGGCTGCGGGGGGGCGGCCCGGGCGGCGGTGTACGCCCTCCACCGCCACTTCGGGGTACCGTCCATCGTGATCACCTCGCGCCGCGCGGAGACGCTGGAGAGGACGGTTGAGCGGCTCCGCAAGGGCATGGCGGGCCTGGAAATCACGCCGGCGCCGGCGGCGCGCCTGCTGCCGCTCGACCGTCCCGTGGGAGTAGTGGTCAACGCCACTCCTCTGGGCGGCGGAAACCATCCCCGCGAACTGCCGCTGCCGAAAGCGTTTGACTGGACGCGCGCGGCGGTGTACTATGACCTCAACTATAACGATGACAATCAGGCGGTCGGCTGCGCGCGCGAGGCCGGCGTGGCGGCTCTCGATGGCGCCGCGATGCTGGTCGCCCAGGCAATTGAATCATACCGGCGCTGGACCGGCCGAACGGTCCCGTTCGATCCGGTGTTCGCCGCCGCCTTCCCGCGGCGGACGCGCTGA